The Corallococcus silvisoli genome has a segment encoding these proteins:
- a CDS encoding RsmB/NOP family class I SAM-dependent RNA methyltransferase, which yields MEIPLWPTPHEPSRLGRPSRRAATAALETHIAVLKGDPLKAALATALREAEGLGGQERRFVAMAARELSRHQRLLDLAARQLGHAPGKIVLTEDQALVRYTLWRRLFCGEDWTRIGPEVRLPGPVRPRTLHDAVLEGLVTKPLPEPPAAESPDSLVERLATRYSFPGWLTQRLAQVYPEATLAGLMASLDEEPALHFRVRPPGTRDAVLAALAAEGVAAEAVPCAPDALRVADASHRIFESRVMKARRLQVQDVGSQLIVLACLPPGGGLEGLAVADVCAGAGGKTLGLADAVGAKGRVLAGDRSKRRLADARERVREFGLKQVAFPHPVPLEAVDVVLVDAPCSGTGSLAREPDQKWKLSAKAIAEFQATQSTLLAEVAGQVKPGARIVYATCSVLPEENDGVVERFLAKHPDFSLEPVGEGWAPELQVGVDGPYLRALPPRVPGGGFFAARLVRKPG from the coding sequence GTGGAGATTCCCCTCTGGCCCACGCCGCATGAGCCGTCACGCCTGGGGCGTCCGTCCCGGCGCGCGGCCACCGCGGCGCTGGAGACCCACATCGCGGTGCTCAAGGGAGACCCCCTGAAGGCCGCGCTCGCCACCGCGCTGCGGGAGGCGGAAGGACTGGGCGGCCAGGAGCGCCGCTTCGTGGCCATGGCGGCGCGCGAGCTGTCCCGGCACCAGCGGTTGCTGGACCTGGCGGCGCGGCAGCTGGGCCACGCTCCGGGGAAGATCGTCCTCACGGAGGACCAGGCGCTGGTGCGCTACACGCTCTGGCGGCGCCTCTTCTGTGGAGAGGATTGGACGCGCATTGGCCCGGAGGTGCGGCTGCCGGGGCCGGTGCGGCCGCGCACGCTGCATGACGCGGTGCTGGAGGGGCTCGTCACCAAGCCCCTGCCGGAGCCGCCCGCGGCGGAGTCCCCGGACTCCCTGGTGGAGCGGCTGGCCACCCGGTACTCGTTCCCGGGGTGGCTCACGCAGCGGCTGGCGCAGGTGTACCCGGAAGCGACGCTGGCGGGGCTGATGGCGTCGCTGGACGAGGAGCCCGCGCTGCACTTCCGCGTGCGGCCGCCGGGGACGCGGGACGCGGTGCTCGCGGCGCTGGCGGCGGAGGGCGTGGCGGCGGAGGCGGTGCCGTGCGCTCCCGACGCGCTGCGCGTCGCGGACGCCAGCCACCGCATCTTTGAATCGCGGGTGATGAAGGCCCGCCGCCTCCAGGTGCAGGACGTGGGCAGCCAGCTCATCGTCCTGGCGTGCCTCCCTCCCGGGGGCGGCCTGGAGGGGCTCGCCGTCGCGGACGTGTGCGCGGGGGCCGGGGGAAAGACGCTGGGCCTCGCGGACGCGGTGGGCGCGAAGGGGCGGGTGCTCGCGGGAGACCGCTCCAAGCGGCGCCTCGCGGACGCGCGCGAACGGGTGCGCGAGTTCGGCTTGAAGCAGGTGGCGTTCCCCCACCCGGTCCCGCTGGAGGCGGTGGACGTGGTGCTGGTGGACGCGCCGTGCAGCGGCACCGGGTCGCTCGCGCGTGAGCCGGATCAAAAGTGGAAGCTGTCCGCGAAGGCCATCGCGGAGTTCCAGGCCACCCAGTCCACGCTGCTCGCGGAGGTGGCCGGGCAGGTGAAGCCCGGGGCGCGCATCGTCTACGCCACGTGCTCCGTGCTGCCGGAGGAGAACGACGGGGTGGTGGAGCGCTTCCTCGCGAAGCACCCGGATTTCTCCCTGGAGCCGGTGGGGGAGGGGTGGGCGCCGGAGCTCCAGGTGGGAGTGGACGGCCCGTACCTGCGCGCCCTGCCGCCCCGAGTGCCCGGCGGGGGCTTCTTCGCCGCGCGGCTCGTCCGCAAGCCGGGTTGA
- a CDS encoding response regulator — protein MKVLLVEDDTSLREGMGELVSELASVHAVGTLDEALRALETERFELVMTDMRIAGNHDDGRGVLEAARRRLHAVAIVSAAGPDEVARVLHPLEPDALLIKPFQVDDILGLVERFLELKRQALAVSGAPPARDASDWTELAPGARSAGAAPETDLTWVRLEPDADFRWSRPPCAQGVLLVEGDLELDGERFAAPCYLFLALGASPRVTTRTGALAVCVPLRA, from the coding sequence ATGAAGGTCCTGCTGGTCGAGGACGACACGAGCCTACGTGAGGGCATGGGCGAGCTGGTTTCCGAACTGGCGTCCGTGCATGCCGTGGGGACGCTCGATGAGGCGCTGCGCGCCCTGGAGACCGAGCGCTTCGAGCTGGTGATGACGGACATGCGCATCGCCGGCAACCACGACGACGGCCGGGGCGTCCTGGAAGCGGCCCGCCGCCGCCTGCACGCGGTGGCCATCGTCAGCGCCGCCGGGCCGGATGAGGTCGCCCGGGTCCTGCACCCCCTGGAACCGGATGCGTTGCTGATCAAACCCTTCCAGGTGGACGACATCCTGGGGCTGGTGGAGCGCTTCCTGGAGCTCAAGCGTCAGGCGCTCGCCGTCTCCGGGGCCCCGCCGGCCCGTGACGCCTCCGACTGGACGGAGCTCGCGCCCGGGGCCCGTTCGGCGGGCGCGGCACCGGAAACGGACCTCACCTGGGTGAGGTTGGAGCCGGACGCGGACTTCCGCTGGAGCCGCCCGCCGTGTGCCCAGGGGGTCCTCCTGGTGGAGGGCGACCTGGAGCTGGACGGTGAGCGCTTCGCCGCGCCGTGCTACCTGTTCCTGGCCCTGGGCGCTTCGCCGCGGGTCACGACGCGGACCGGCGCGCTGGCGGTGTGCGTGCCGCTGCGCGCCTAG
- a CDS encoding tetratricopeptide repeat protein encodes MYNLLISLAVGLAVGVLVKLAGGFSWWAGIVPGVIVLFGTYIVLARRVSTRVQALMTTVQNDLQGQPANQKEAQGRVDRAVKTLEQGLVWDKWQFLIGPEIHAQIGMLKYMVKDLDGAKPHLEKASGRNYMAKAMEGALHFRRNDPGAMKTSFEAAVKSGKKESIVWAVYAWCLLQLKDKDAAQRVLARGVEQNPSDEKLKSSLAQLQNDKRLKMKPYEPLWWQFGLEAPPMMPPMGGGRRVQFTHRR; translated from the coding sequence ATGTACAACCTCCTTATCTCCCTGGCCGTGGGGCTGGCGGTCGGAGTGCTGGTCAAGCTCGCCGGCGGCTTCTCCTGGTGGGCCGGCATCGTCCCCGGCGTCATCGTCTTGTTCGGCACCTACATCGTGCTCGCCCGCAGGGTCTCCACCCGGGTCCAGGCATTGATGACCACGGTCCAGAACGATCTGCAGGGCCAGCCGGCCAACCAGAAGGAAGCCCAGGGCCGCGTGGACCGGGCCGTCAAGACGCTGGAGCAGGGGCTCGTCTGGGACAAGTGGCAGTTCCTCATCGGCCCGGAGATCCACGCGCAGATCGGCATGCTCAAGTACATGGTGAAGGACCTGGACGGGGCGAAGCCGCACCTGGAGAAGGCCAGCGGCCGCAACTACATGGCCAAGGCCATGGAGGGCGCCCTGCACTTCCGCCGCAACGACCCGGGCGCCATGAAGACCTCGTTCGAGGCCGCGGTGAAGAGCGGCAAGAAGGAGTCCATCGTCTGGGCCGTGTACGCGTGGTGCCTCCTCCAGTTGAAGGACAAGGACGCCGCCCAGCGCGTGCTCGCCCGGGGTGTGGAGCAGAACCCCTCCGACGAGAAGCTCAAGTCCAGCCTCGCCCAGCTGCAGAACGACAAGCGCCTCAAGATGAAGCCCTACGAGCCGCTGTGGTGGCAGTTCGGCCTGGAGGCGCCGCCGATGATGCCGCCCATGGGTGGCGGCCGCCGCGTGCAGTTCACCCACCGACGTTGA
- a CDS encoding diguanylate cyclase: protein MERHGRSSERSLLLIIEDDAGVREGLMDLLATRFDVLAAADADAGVELAREHRPDLVLLDRFLPSGDGLAVLETLQRDVRTETVPVIFLTGDADEATLERCLEMGAVDFIHKPASSRELLARIDRAVRQSEQQRKLQVLAQTDALTGLANFRALSVRLEDEFKRAQRYGYSLSVVVIDLDHLKAINDGMGHDTGNRAILALATLMQGNLRESDFAARFGGDEFVVLLPHQTSLEAAVFAERLRTELRGVNVQRGDGRPAPFGLSISVGVADHTADMPRESTEALLKAADAALYEAKREGRDRVVVYGQSLHGSAAQRH, encoded by the coding sequence ATGGAACGGCACGGCCGCAGCAGTGAGCGCTCGCTCCTGCTCATCATCGAAGACGACGCCGGCGTGCGCGAAGGGCTGATGGATCTGCTCGCCACGCGCTTCGACGTGCTGGCCGCCGCGGACGCGGACGCGGGCGTGGAGCTGGCGCGCGAGCACCGCCCGGACCTGGTCCTGCTGGATCGCTTCCTGCCCTCCGGGGATGGGCTGGCGGTCCTGGAGACGCTCCAACGGGACGTGCGCACGGAGACGGTGCCGGTCATCTTCCTCACGGGGGACGCGGACGAGGCGACCCTGGAGAGATGCCTGGAGATGGGCGCCGTGGACTTCATCCACAAGCCGGCGAGCTCGCGCGAGCTGCTCGCCCGCATCGACCGCGCGGTGCGCCAGAGCGAGCAGCAGCGCAAGCTCCAGGTGTTGGCGCAGACGGACGCACTGACGGGGCTGGCGAACTTTCGCGCGCTGTCGGTGCGGCTGGAGGACGAGTTCAAGCGGGCGCAGCGCTACGGCTACTCGCTCAGCGTGGTGGTCATCGACCTGGACCACCTGAAGGCCATCAACGACGGCATGGGCCACGACACGGGCAACCGCGCCATCCTGGCCCTGGCCACGCTGATGCAGGGCAACCTGCGCGAGTCCGACTTCGCGGCGCGCTTCGGCGGGGACGAGTTCGTGGTGCTGCTGCCGCACCAGACGTCGCTGGAGGCGGCGGTGTTCGCGGAGCGCCTGCGCACGGAGCTGCGCGGCGTGAACGTGCAGCGGGGTGACGGGCGGCCGGCGCCCTTCGGGTTGAGCATCAGCGTGGGGGTGGCGGACCACACGGCCGACATGCCGCGCGAGAGCACGGAGGCCTTGCTGAAGGCGGCGGACGCCGCGCTGTACGAGGCCAAGCGGGAGGGGCGGGACCGGGTGGTGGTGTACGGCCAGTCGCTCCATGGCTCGGCGGCGCAGCGGCACTAG
- a CDS encoding response regulator yields the protein MSGTSKLASGSRVAIVGGGIAGAGLAASLLFNGRARGVALDVRVYAGGTEERTAPPALLTPECRSRLAALGCRIPPEWRAHELRGVEVIAQGERELLPCAAGGLWVVDGWPRSEGGMDMVRQVLATAASAQGARFVNRHVERVERQAPAPDAPTSVRNAGPLVVRAQGSGERFHAVALASGAGPLLGDAFFKGFRPAPSMPAVQARIQGAMVGRDLAPVARLWVAPLPSVDALFLVPGASSVYALAFGAAVTPADLCQVLMMAARDGLLEEGFEVAALETTRLPFGPGRTLVAPGQLVVGPAASGHPLQVGLSETLASCSRAAVALLDGGLDAPSLERRYVRDGLGELLEDAAAGARAITWLRRAGKRAPAAFVAARAKHALGSVYGGGVLGLSAPTPLALLAAARWSGVREVVGSWLRTPIEPVPTMVPEVEPDLYYVVDDDADTREALTLLLESTGARVVSFADELALFCAVARRPPTAILLDVVLHWVDGLRLCEGLKQHPLTRDTRVLVMSGLNRPHVRQRALDAGAETFLPKPVNPDRLLSQLTGRVPDPLGAPREVSRSTALEPFGEDRFAS from the coding sequence ATGAGCGGAACCAGCAAGCTTGCGAGTGGTTCGAGGGTGGCGATCGTCGGCGGCGGCATCGCCGGGGCGGGGCTCGCGGCCTCGCTTCTCTTCAACGGCCGCGCCCGGGGCGTGGCCCTGGACGTGCGCGTCTACGCGGGGGGCACCGAGGAGCGCACCGCCCCCCCTGCCCTGCTCACGCCGGAGTGCCGCTCGCGGCTCGCGGCGCTGGGCTGCCGCATCCCGCCGGAGTGGCGCGCGCACGAGCTGCGCGGCGTGGAGGTCATCGCCCAGGGTGAGCGGGAGCTGCTGCCGTGCGCGGCTGGCGGGCTGTGGGTGGTGGATGGCTGGCCCCGGAGCGAGGGGGGAATGGACATGGTGCGGCAGGTGCTGGCCACGGCGGCCAGCGCCCAGGGCGCCCGGTTCGTGAACCGCCACGTGGAGCGGGTGGAGCGGCAGGCCCCCGCCCCGGACGCGCCCACGTCGGTGCGCAACGCGGGCCCCCTGGTGGTCCGCGCGCAGGGCAGCGGTGAGCGCTTCCACGCGGTGGCGCTGGCCTCGGGCGCGGGGCCGCTGTTGGGGGACGCCTTCTTCAAGGGCTTCCGTCCGGCGCCGTCCATGCCCGCGGTGCAGGCGCGGATCCAGGGCGCGATGGTGGGGCGGGACCTGGCGCCGGTGGCGCGCCTGTGGGTGGCCCCGCTGCCCTCGGTGGACGCGCTGTTCCTCGTCCCCGGGGCCTCGTCCGTGTACGCGCTGGCCTTCGGCGCGGCGGTGACGCCGGCGGACCTGTGCCAGGTGCTGATGATGGCCGCGCGCGACGGCCTGCTGGAGGAAGGCTTCGAGGTCGCCGCGCTGGAGACGACGCGCCTGCCCTTCGGCCCCGGCCGCACGTTGGTGGCGCCCGGTCAGCTGGTGGTGGGGCCCGCCGCCTCGGGCCACCCGCTGCAGGTGGGCCTCTCCGAGACGCTGGCGTCGTGCAGCCGCGCCGCGGTGGCGCTGCTCGACGGAGGGCTGGACGCGCCGTCGCTGGAGCGGCGGTATGTGCGCGACGGGTTGGGCGAGCTGCTGGAGGACGCGGCGGCTGGAGCGCGCGCCATCACGTGGCTGCGCCGCGCGGGCAAGCGGGCCCCGGCGGCGTTCGTCGCGGCGAGGGCGAAGCACGCGCTGGGCAGCGTGTACGGCGGGGGCGTGCTGGGCCTGAGCGCCCCCACCCCGCTGGCGCTGCTGGCCGCGGCGCGCTGGTCGGGCGTGCGCGAGGTGGTGGGCTCGTGGCTGCGCACGCCCATCGAACCCGTGCCGACGATGGTGCCGGAGGTGGAGCCGGACCTGTACTACGTGGTGGACGACGACGCGGACACGCGCGAGGCGCTGACGCTGCTCCTGGAGAGCACCGGGGCGCGCGTGGTGTCCTTCGCGGACGAGCTGGCGTTGTTCTGCGCCGTCGCCCGCCGGCCGCCCACCGCCATCCTCCTGGACGTGGTCCTGCATTGGGTGGACGGCCTGCGCCTGTGCGAAGGGCTCAAGCAGCACCCGCTCACCCGCGACACCCGGGTGCTGGTGATGAGCGGCCTCAACCGTCCACACGTGCGGCAGCGCGCGCTCGACGCGGGCGCGGAGACCTTCCTGCCCAAGCCGGTGAATCCGGACCGGCTCCTGAGCCAGCTCACCGGCCGCGTGCCAGACCCGCTTGGCGCGCCGCGTGAAGTCTCGCGGTCCACGGCCCTGGAGCCGTTCGGCGAGGACCGCTTCGCCTCCTGA
- a CDS encoding HdeD family acid-resistance protein gives MQTNVERTPETRPDRPPRGASAMWGAPFLLGILTALAGLVLLGATFFTSVITIYFVGMMLVIGGVLEIIAAVRSRSEGTGTFWSFMLGGVLTTVVGILTVMYPGAGLASLTLLIAGYFFASGLFHVITSVMDRYAQWGWDLAYGLISLVLGLSVMAQWPRSSVWLVGTLVGVAVLFRGISMMSGSLMLRRGLRRFEA, from the coding sequence ATGCAAACGAACGTCGAACGCACGCCGGAGACCCGGCCCGACCGTCCTCCCCGGGGGGCGTCGGCCATGTGGGGCGCTCCCTTCCTCCTGGGCATCCTGACGGCACTCGCGGGCCTGGTGCTGCTGGGCGCCACGTTCTTCACCAGCGTCATCACCATCTACTTCGTGGGGATGATGCTCGTGATCGGCGGCGTGCTCGAAATCATCGCGGCCGTCCGGAGCCGCTCCGAGGGCACCGGCACCTTCTGGTCCTTCATGCTCGGCGGCGTCCTCACCACGGTCGTCGGCATCCTCACCGTCATGTACCCAGGCGCGGGACTCGCCTCGCTGACGTTGCTGATCGCCGGCTACTTCTTCGCCAGCGGCCTCTTCCACGTCATCACGTCCGTCATGGACCGCTATGCCCAATGGGGCTGGGACCTGGCCTACGGGCTCATCTCCCTGGTCCTCGGCCTCAGCGTCATGGCGCAGTGGCCCCGGTCCTCCGTGTGGCTCGTGGGCACGCTCGTCGGCGTCGCCGTGCTCTTCCGCGGCATCTCCATGATGTCGGGCTCGCTCATGCTGCGCCGGGGCCTGCGGCGCTTCGAGGCCTGA
- the miaA gene encoding tRNA (adenosine(37)-N6)-dimethylallyltransferase MiaA, giving the protein MPLTVIAGPTASGKTALAIAWARAAGGEIVSADSQQVYRAFDIGTAKPSDEERAAVPHHLVSCVDPLEPFSAAEFQRRADAAITAIASRGRPVFVVGGTGLYLRILLHGVVDAPGALPSLRAELDVLATEQGREAVHRRLAEVDPETAAKLPPQDLVRVVRALEIHAQTGIPASEFRRAHAFAPDRYPFRLFVLDPPRGALYAAINARTEALFSRGLVEETQALLERGYADAAPMRSVGYVQARAVVEGRMTRDEAIADTAQETRRYAKRQLTWFRKEPGAVFLAPPYPPAEP; this is encoded by the coding sequence GTGCCGTTGACGGTGATCGCGGGGCCTACGGCGTCGGGAAAGACGGCGCTGGCCATCGCCTGGGCTCGCGCCGCGGGCGGGGAGATCGTCAGCGCGGATTCACAGCAGGTCTACCGTGCCTTCGATATCGGCACGGCCAAGCCTTCCGACGAAGAGCGTGCCGCCGTGCCGCACCACCTCGTCTCCTGCGTGGATCCGCTGGAGCCCTTCTCCGCCGCTGAGTTCCAACGCCGCGCGGATGCGGCCATCACGGCCATCGCCTCGCGTGGACGCCCGGTGTTCGTCGTCGGCGGCACCGGCCTGTACCTGCGCATCCTGCTACATGGCGTGGTCGACGCGCCCGGCGCGCTGCCTTCCCTGCGCGCGGAGCTGGACGTCCTGGCGACGGAGCAGGGGAGGGAGGCCGTGCACCGCCGACTCGCGGAGGTGGACCCCGAGACCGCCGCGAAGCTGCCGCCCCAGGATCTGGTGCGCGTCGTCCGCGCCCTGGAGATCCATGCGCAGACGGGCATCCCTGCCTCGGAGTTCCGCCGCGCCCATGCCTTCGCGCCGGATCGCTACCCCTTCCGGTTGTTCGTGCTCGACCCGCCCCGTGGCGCCCTCTACGCCGCCATCAACGCGCGCACGGAGGCGCTGTTCTCACGCGGCCTCGTGGAGGAGACCCAGGCCCTGCTGGAGCGCGGCTACGCGGACGCGGCCCCCATGCGCAGCGTCGGCTACGTGCAGGCCCGGGCCGTGGTCGAGGGCCGGATGACCCGCGACGAGGCCATCGCCGACACGGCGCAGGAGACCCGCCGCTACGCCAAGCGGCAGCTCACCTGGTTCCGCAAGGAGCCCGGCGCGGTCTTCCTCGCTCCCCCGTATCCCCCCGCCGAACCCTGA
- a CDS encoding outer membrane protein assembly factor BamB family protein, protein MNVRTLMLFALLLPAAGFSQTWSARLVPAPGETVAQVVMDDASDLVVEVTNTSTATSDSRLSEVSFVLPDGYQLLDGLAAEDSPAWKVEYFDANQRRITFQSTLGCVENGRGLARTQTARFVLSVVAPSDRATDKTNERLVAGTYGRDQCDGTNYTINLNSSSWTRTPLATTVTLLPRVMAVNAAAVARVVVENRGTAAGTVTVDNPTSTSAVPLQFVSKDANKSIAVRAAGIFVANVRPTAAGTVAARVRAHTTSNNANAPLADSPQVDVGNLAAAADMDIVDAFSGEQVTLRLTVLNASSANTYSNVRPRAPVLVGNATATLVSGPSPDSVAQLAPGASAQFTWRFQVSGTPGASYQFRSQVDATLNGSAVAGDVVTARKGSLAQHRVRLSHESMSTASTNVTVAYTVQNRGELPIYEVKLLKPAVNYFAVAASGQQAFGDWIVYSDAAGYTWESETGIPVGGEAVFRITYSGFTAVTADTAFRHRLELNQGYNDARIRVEATMTLLAVAAAPDVARLTGVARDGGVTLTWDNPFNHGGTLVLRAQGTAPPNTAPVSGRRYAVGDVLGNATVVYADEFSSASSFTDTSVANGTTYVYRVYNADDERRYGPGNQPTSQGLLATPRARTAGNPLWCYSVGLSSLLQPVTELGVGIFSSFNDSVVGTLTNTVNPSLDGAERFRPVKLSGLIGSRFPVVPLLGRGGQQFIVVGDQAGVPAVLNAATGEFLWKNTTLGLGNINSFPVTQLLDYANPAYRAVYSNVDLAFFATRVSSAAQNQVVALNAATGALIWRYRPGDLGMVSGGMLVDYTTNRLYVGTKSGVGSTSTLRVLDSLTGQELARRVMGDLEFGVVRNATSNQILVTSSDGMVYGVDPSTLATVWSLSVATRPSPSTSAFTHFARPLGRGFVVSLANGRVERYEMDASNVPVKLWSTPIAGPSGSFTLNQNGVARIYVGSTDGKVHQLELETGVDSGQVTVGSAQDIGTPTIDHTVGRLHVGSADGRICAFPVPFQ, encoded by the coding sequence ATGAACGTCCGCACCCTCATGCTGTTCGCCCTGCTGCTGCCCGCGGCGGGCTTCTCCCAGACGTGGAGCGCGCGCCTGGTCCCCGCGCCCGGAGAGACGGTCGCCCAGGTGGTGATGGACGACGCGTCCGACCTGGTCGTGGAGGTGACCAACACGTCCACGGCCACGAGCGATTCGCGCCTGTCGGAGGTGTCCTTCGTCCTGCCGGACGGCTACCAGCTGCTGGACGGGCTGGCCGCGGAGGACTCACCGGCGTGGAAGGTCGAGTACTTCGACGCGAACCAGCGCCGCATCACCTTCCAGTCCACGCTGGGCTGCGTGGAGAATGGCCGGGGGCTGGCGAGGACGCAGACCGCGCGCTTCGTGCTGAGCGTGGTGGCCCCATCGGATCGCGCCACCGACAAGACCAACGAGCGGCTGGTGGCGGGGACCTATGGCCGCGACCAGTGCGACGGCACCAACTACACCATCAACCTGAACAGCTCCTCGTGGACGCGCACTCCGCTGGCCACCACCGTGACGCTGCTGCCGCGCGTGATGGCGGTCAACGCGGCGGCCGTGGCCCGCGTCGTGGTGGAGAACCGGGGGACCGCGGCGGGCACCGTGACGGTGGACAACCCCACCTCCACCAGCGCAGTGCCGCTCCAGTTCGTGAGCAAGGACGCGAACAAGTCCATCGCCGTGCGGGCCGCGGGCATCTTCGTGGCCAACGTGAGGCCCACCGCGGCGGGCACCGTGGCGGCCCGCGTGCGCGCGCACACGACCAGCAACAACGCCAACGCCCCGCTCGCGGACTCGCCGCAGGTGGACGTGGGCAACCTGGCCGCGGCGGCGGACATGGACATCGTGGACGCGTTCAGTGGGGAGCAGGTGACCCTGCGGCTCACCGTGCTGAACGCGTCCAGCGCGAACACGTACTCGAACGTGCGCCCCCGCGCGCCGGTGCTGGTGGGCAACGCGACGGCGACGCTCGTGTCGGGGCCCTCGCCCGACAGCGTGGCGCAGCTCGCCCCCGGGGCCTCCGCCCAGTTCACCTGGCGCTTCCAGGTGTCGGGCACGCCGGGTGCGAGCTACCAGTTCCGCTCCCAGGTGGACGCGACGCTCAACGGCTCCGCGGTGGCGGGGGATGTGGTCACCGCGCGCAAGGGCAGCCTCGCGCAGCACCGCGTGCGGCTCAGCCACGAATCGATGTCCACCGCGTCCACCAACGTGACGGTGGCGTACACGGTGCAGAACCGCGGTGAGTTGCCCATCTACGAGGTGAAGCTGCTCAAGCCCGCGGTGAACTACTTCGCCGTGGCCGCCTCCGGGCAGCAGGCGTTCGGGGACTGGATCGTCTACTCGGACGCGGCGGGCTACACCTGGGAGTCGGAGACGGGCATCCCGGTGGGCGGCGAGGCCGTCTTCCGCATCACCTATTCGGGCTTCACGGCCGTCACGGCCGACACGGCGTTCCGCCACCGCCTGGAGCTGAACCAGGGCTACAACGACGCGCGCATCCGCGTGGAAGCGACGATGACGCTGCTCGCGGTGGCCGCGGCTCCGGACGTGGCGCGCCTCACGGGCGTGGCTCGCGACGGCGGCGTGACGTTGACGTGGGACAACCCCTTCAACCACGGCGGCACGCTGGTGCTGCGCGCGCAGGGGACGGCGCCTCCCAACACCGCGCCTGTCAGCGGCAGGCGCTACGCGGTGGGCGACGTGCTGGGCAACGCGACGGTGGTGTACGCGGATGAGTTCAGCTCCGCGTCCTCGTTCACGGACACGTCGGTCGCCAACGGCACGACGTACGTCTACCGCGTGTACAACGCGGACGACGAACGCAGGTACGGGCCGGGCAACCAGCCCACGTCCCAGGGCCTCCTGGCCACGCCCCGGGCGCGCACGGCGGGCAACCCGCTGTGGTGCTACTCGGTGGGGTTGTCGTCGCTGCTGCAGCCCGTCACCGAGCTGGGGGTGGGCATCTTCAGCTCCTTCAACGACTCCGTGGTGGGCACGCTCACGAACACGGTGAACCCGTCCCTGGACGGCGCGGAGCGCTTCCGGCCGGTGAAGCTGTCGGGGCTGATTGGCAGTCGCTTCCCGGTGGTGCCGCTGCTGGGCCGGGGCGGGCAGCAGTTCATCGTCGTGGGCGACCAGGCCGGAGTCCCCGCGGTGCTCAACGCGGCCACGGGGGAGTTCCTGTGGAAGAACACCACGCTGGGCCTGGGGAACATCAACTCGTTCCCGGTGACGCAGCTGCTGGACTACGCGAACCCGGCGTACCGGGCGGTGTACTCGAACGTGGACCTGGCGTTCTTCGCGACGCGCGTGTCCTCCGCCGCGCAGAACCAGGTGGTCGCGCTGAACGCGGCCACGGGCGCGCTCATCTGGCGCTACCGGCCCGGGGATCTGGGCATGGTGAGCGGCGGCATGTTGGTGGACTACACGACCAACCGGCTCTACGTCGGGACGAAGTCGGGCGTGGGCAGCACGTCCACGCTGCGGGTGTTGGACAGCCTCACCGGGCAGGAGCTGGCGCGCCGCGTGATGGGCGACCTGGAGTTCGGTGTGGTGCGCAACGCCACCAGCAACCAGATCCTGGTCACGTCCAGCGACGGCATGGTGTACGGGGTGGATCCCTCCACGCTGGCGACGGTGTGGTCCTTGTCCGTCGCGACGCGGCCCTCGCCGTCCACGTCCGCGTTCACGCACTTCGCGCGGCCGCTGGGGCGGGGCTTCGTGGTCAGCCTGGCGAACGGCCGCGTGGAGCGCTACGAGATGGACGCGAGCAACGTGCCCGTGAAGCTGTGGTCGACGCCCATCGCGGGCCCGTCCGGCTCCTTCACCCTCAACCAGAACGGCGTGGCGCGCATCTACGTCGGGAGCACGGACGGAAAGGTGCACCAGTTGGAGCTGGAGACCGGCGTGGACTCGGGGCAGGTGACGGTGGGCAGCGCACAGGACATCGGCACTCCGACCATCGACCACACCGTGGGCCGGTTGCATGTTGGCTCCGCGGATGGTCGTATCTGCGCGTTCCCGGTTCCCTTCCAGTGA
- a CDS encoding PqqD family protein — protein sequence MSFTAESVPQRRPGASGEGFGADFLVLDAEGRTLRGLNPVAARIWALCDGQRTARAVAEQVALEFSTDVGPVLADTLRFLEELRRKGLMDEVRAPAGVAPLGGA from the coding sequence ATGAGCTTCACGGCTGAGAGTGTTCCCCAGCGGCGCCCGGGGGCTTCGGGCGAGGGATTTGGCGCGGACTTCCTCGTGCTGGACGCGGAGGGGCGCACGCTGCGGGGGCTCAACCCGGTGGCGGCGCGCATCTGGGCGCTGTGTGACGGACAGCGCACGGCCCGGGCGGTGGCGGAGCAGGTGGCGCTCGAGTTTTCGACCGACGTTGGCCCGGTGCTGGCTGACACGCTGCGGTTCCTGGAGGAGCTGCGGCGCAAGGGTCTGATGGATGAAGTGCGCGCGCCGGCCGGTGTCGCGCCTCTGGGGGGTGCATGA
- a CDS encoding S24/S26 family peptidase, with protein MSSTSHTSPVIEGPRWIPVDGDSMWPSLRAGDVAEVEPLVEAPRPGEVVLARFESALVLHRVRWCDGRVCALRGDNGGVEDPPLPLFRILGRARRVRRGGALLEMERWDVGPRAVGRWRVALKRRIAAWLGRAGRA; from the coding sequence ATGTCGAGCACTTCCCACACCTCGCCCGTGATCGAAGGTCCTCGCTGGATCCCCGTGGATGGGGACAGCATGTGGCCGTCGTTGCGGGCAGGGGACGTGGCGGAGGTGGAGCCGCTGGTGGAGGCGCCGCGCCCGGGCGAGGTGGTGCTGGCGCGCTTCGAGTCCGCGCTGGTGCTGCACCGGGTGCGCTGGTGCGACGGCCGCGTCTGCGCGCTGCGCGGGGACAACGGCGGCGTGGAAGATCCGCCGCTGCCCCTCTTCCGTATCCTGGGACGTGCGCGGCGTGTGCGCCGGGGAGGCGCCCTGCTGGAGATGGAGCGCTGGGACGTGGGCCCGCGCGCGGTGGGCCGCTGGCGGGTGGCCCTGAAGCGGAGGATCGCCGCGTGGTTGGGCAGGGCAGGGCGCGCATGA